Part of the Nicotiana tabacum cultivar K326 chromosome 20, ASM71507v2, whole genome shotgun sequence genome, CTGTCACAAGCTCCAAAGGTGATTTCAAGCCCCATCtctaaagggcagcccggtgcgcTAAgatcccgctatgcgcggggtccggggaagggcctgaccacaagggtctatcgtatgacctcttggtcacatggcagcaactttaccagttacgccaagccTCATCTCTATACCTCCTTATTGGGTCCTTTAAAACCAGAGCCTTAGAATTCTAATTCTAAGGTGCCGTtaagaataaaagagaaaaaagaaaaacaagaagctgtTGTATATCTCTCATGGAAATTTCTCTTTGTCATGAATCCCCAAACTATTGAAAGCAAAAACTCTCAAGGTGCAAAGTGGAACAGTGGTACCCCCAACATTGTGAATCAATAAGCTTTTGTTTCAGTCAAATGACATTCATGAAACACAGGAGATTATTCCATCTATAAAGGTCAAATAGAAAGGAAACATAAGACAGTATGTTAAAGAGTACAAAATTCAATGGTTAACTCTGTTACAGGCCAAACTCAAAGGAACTGGAGGATCTGAGAACGAGCCGTTAACAATTTGATCAAATATCCACTTATTAGCTGCTTCAGTGAAGTGAGTTCCATCCCAACTAACCCGAACTGATGGATCTTTGCAAGATGGGGCGATCACGATCTCTTTTCCATTCAACACCTTCTTACTTCCACATTTGATGAATCTGTTATAGTTGTACTTCCCACCATGACCACAACAAGCTAAAAATGGGTCCTCAAATCCTGTCATTTCATATAGAATCTATAATATGCATATCTAGTTATATATCCGTAACATATAAATCTTGGTATAAGAATAACTACTGCAAGGGATTTCTTTACATAAGACTCAAATTCTAGAAGTTTATGCCATGAAAGAAATTAAAAGGACTCAAGTTCAAGGTTCTTGGTAAGTTAGATCATAAAATTACCTAGCTTCTCTGCATGACCGATGAGTGAGTATTTCACCGAATAAACATCAATATAAGTGATTGCAGCTAAAGGAAGTTCTTTCCTGAGCTTAACAACAGTTTTCTTCAACTGAAGGTTGAAGTAGTTTGCCACTTCATTGAAAGGATCAGCACATCCATACTTATCAATTTGTGCCGCTGTGATCAAAAAGCGGTCCATAATCGTATGGTAAGCAACCTACTGGTCCAGTGTTGTGAATCCAAAATGATCTTCCACCTTGTGCATATATTTTCTGCATTTATAGCAAATGAATAAAACCAGTAAATAAAATAAGTAAACAACTAATGTAGATAGGTAAAAGCTATTGGAACTTGAGAAGTCAACTGTTATAGTTTGGTTCACTTTCACTGACCTTTATAACATTGGATAACTGAGAGAGTAAATCAGGAACATAAGCCTTTACTTGCTCAGTGGACATATTAAGTCTGTAGCCAGCAGTGAGATCATTTTGGCCGATATTGAAGGTATATAATGCTTGAGAAAAGTCTTCCTCCTTTGGCAACAATTGGCCAAAGATATTTCCTGTTCACAAAAACAAAACCTTTAGCCTATCACAAAATGAATCATACTTGTTTTGTctacactctatattgttttgCTTAAGAATACTACTAGTAATACCTTTTAGGCGAATTGTCTGGGATCTTGTATGAAAATCTGAGAATTGAACACCCTGTACATCCAGTGAAATTGGACTATATCCACTCTGAGCCATGGTTGTGTTTTGAGGTCTAATTGTTGATCCTGCTGTGGCAAAATTAGCTCCATGGCTGAAGTTGGAACCAATCGAATCGAGGAACGCGCTAAGATAAGGCAAATCTAAGCCTTCAGCTGACCATTCGTAAATCAAGAACCAAAAAAGGATCAGAAGCtgaacaaacaagaaaagaaaaacatgcCCTTTATCTCAAGAAGAGTTATGATCCCCTTCGTCCCTATATTACCTTGAGCAGATTTGATCCTTTAAGTTTAAAACTAAGTTAGACCAACGGGCTACCCTTAAGCTTAAGGGACCATTTGAGTTTAAAACAAAACCTCTGTAACATCTATGGAATTTCGTGTTCCATACacaagtttttcaataaaaaaaaaggaaattttacCAATGAAATCAATGAGGAGACGGCCATCTGAGAAGCGACCAGCAGGGGCATGAAAAAAAGTTTCACCATGGGGATAAGGTGCTTGTCCAAATGCTGCTGAAAGACCACCAGTATCTGAGTTCGAGTCACCAAAGTTAAAAATGGCTGGAAAATGGCAACTCTTAACACATAGTATTTGAGTTGGCATTAAAGACAATAGTATAAAAATCTGTGTTAAGTCCATCATctcaacttttctttcaactactgATATATGCCAAATATAAGGGTATTGGCTAAAGAGTTTGTGACAAATGTTACTACTACTACAATTTGTAGTCATAGTCAATACTACTTTATTCGTTAGtctttttttaattattactATTGCTCAAAGACCATAGATCTGATTCAGTTGCTAAATTTAAGGAAATGGTTAATTGCTTTTCTATTCAAGTTAGAAAATAAATCAGAGTGGCATGATCTATCTGTCATATGAAAGCACAAGTACAATGGTATTCGGCCTGTACTAACCTAGTAATCTACTCGAATTGTCCAAAGAGTTAATATCTAAAACCCCCTTAAATTATTAGTATGTTTTTGTCAATTTCTACTTAAATTTTTCGATGTCCAAAACCCTTTAAACtatattttccttcatatttAAATCCACTTGTTGTTTACCTGGCATAATATGTGTAATAACTCGCTTGGGAGCGCGCGGCAACTAAAAAACCCATCAACATGGCCCACTTGACAGAATGTAATGACTAATGCCTAACCTTCTcttgaaattatttttcatttatttaataTTCTCCTTAATTCCTTTATATCGACATTTCTTCCTTGTTTTTtaccactttttttttttttttacctttcttctctattttttccactcttcttcatttttcaccttttttctttagttttccaTGTGGGTTCCATCTGAAATAATTTAACcctttcttatttcctctgaaataatttattctctttcttgttttagttttCTTTCATGTCTTACACATATTGTTGAAAAAGTACTCATTTAAATCTTCTTATTAAACCCAATACCTTACAGAGAATAAAGTTGAATCTCTTGAATCTTGTTTGTGTAATCTAGAATCAGAGAATATTGTTGCAGGCGGATTGGTTTCTTATTACGAATTTTTCTTTTGTGTAATCTTGCTTATGTAATATAAGATAAATTTTCATAAATGCAACCATATATTccttcatttttttaattttgctgCAAAGTGAAGTAAACAAGGACTTATTTAATTGGAGTCTGGCATAAAGCACGACTAGAATTTAACTTAAAATTAATACATTACATTAGGTAATATTTTGGCCAAAACTCCTAGAATTTATGTTGGCCTGagtaagtttgttttgatgaatGACAAAGAAACacatgcatgaaccaggtccatacgTAGTGTACACATACACAGGCAGATTCAAGCACAAGGCATGCACGTGAGGAGATAGGCTTAAGTGGTTATATATAAATATCTCCTGAACGAAAatattgcataattgataaggagcaggatccttactcgaagagaactcTATCTTAGACAAAGGAGGAGTTAGACGTTGAAGATAACTataactcttccaccaaggaagagtataaCATTAAAACTCTAGTTATTTTTTATTCTACTaacaatatatatacacacacacacacacacacactcttttATAGGGACGCACAAACGCTAAAGTTAAGCaagagttgagagcaaaatagcaaggcattttgcaagcaattcctgTGTGTTTCAaatgtgcgaacctgaagctacatgaaccagatagaagaaccagttccaagtgcctgtcttttattctagttcaattgtagtaggacTTTTGAGTTGTACCTCTCAGTTTATCTAGAAGCATTTGTACTAGGTACTTTGAGTTGTAGTATTCAAgctagagttaacttgaagttgtcacaatagcttgaggctggttgccacaaagTGTTAGAGGTtatccttaggtttacaagagttttgtaaacactatttttggctcagtgatttagtgaagtgctggaaaaaatcctactgggcaataggtcgtgattttttcatcttttaatcCAAATGTTTTCaatgtaaaaatacttgtgttctttaatttttgtatttattatttcgcaactatagtataaggaacacataaaAGAACCAGATCCTTCTATAATTAGTGCAtgcgaaaaattggacaccatacaaatcatccccctcttgtgtggtGTTGAAGTATAAAAGATCAATTGATattagagcaggttatccttgaagaggttaataccttaggagaagatcaagatgagtgcaccacccaGAAATTGGGAAGGGTAATCCATTGCTAGGCCACCGCTCTTTgatggccagtactactcttggtggaagtCAAGAATGAGATATCAAATTCAGGGAGAGGAATATGAGTTGTGAGACATTGTCATTGATGGTCCATTGGCTACCttgaagaaaaatgctgaaggagtagatgtgtcaaagacaagagctgattgCAATGCTGATGACCTGAAGAAGTGGGAAAAGAATGccaaagccaagaaatggcttgtttgtggacttggtccatATGAGTACATCAGAATCCAAGGTTGTTCCAATGCTAAGCAAATTTGGGACACACtacaagtggcccatgaaggaacaaCTCAGGTGAAAAGATCTAGATGAACTCTACTGTACTCTCAGTCTGAGAACTTTGCTATGAGGGATGGAGAAACCATtcaggagatgtacacaaggttcactacattaacaaataaacaaaaatctCTTGGACGGATTATCCCTGAAGAAGAAAGAGTTGAGAAGATACTCACTAGGGTTTTGCCAATTACTTAGGAAATCAAGATCACTGCAATCCAGGAATAAAAAAATTGCCACTCTCCCACTAGATGAATTGATTGAAAACCTCACTACCTAGGAACTTAAGAGAAAAACTATAAAAATGGATGTACCTAAGAAGGAAATGAGTTTGGCACTCAAAATCATTAAAGGTTCTgatctggaagatgatgaaatgacaATGATCACCAGAGACTCCAAGAAGTACCTAAGGAGAGGAAAGAGAACTTCAAGGAGTGGAATCTACAACAAAGCAAGAGCTCCCGAAAATCAAACCAATGGTGGCTACTATAAGTGTGgaaagactgatcacatgatcaaaaACTGTCCTTTGTggaaaattgaatggaagaaagaaagagctgaacgaagaaATAGAAAGAAGGAACATATTCAAcctaagaaaggaaacaacaaaggatcaaccaaggctatggtcgctgcttggggagaaagctcagatgatgatAATGAACGAGCACcaatggccattggagaatctgatgaagaaactgaGGTAAGTGTCCTTCATATCAAAGATAAAATCAAttttgtctaaagaaagattatctgatttattattgGAACTAATTGATGAATATGATCATGTGAATAATGAAAAGGAATATCTGTCAAAAGAATGTGTGATTTTAAAAGCTAAGTGTAAAAATCTGAAACTTAGGGCTTGTGAAACTGAAAGTAAAAATACTGTGTTGAAGAACCAAGTTCATGCACTTGATATATaaatgtcctagaacttagattTGAAAATCTAAAATTAAAGTTAGGaataggaaaaaagaaaattgatCACGCAtaactcactttagaagaaaatataggaaaaatgaaagatgagttgtattaGAGGGATGAACTGGTAAGAGTCTTAAAGGAGGATTTGAacaaggtcaagcatgagctagacagaacttgtaaatgaAACAAGTCCCCTGATGCACTTTtatggctacaagaacatcatagTAGCAACAGAAGAGGAATTGGCTTTAGGAACTCTGCACCTAAGTGGAATCCCAAAAGCAAATACCTCACACTCCCTGAGAATaagatttgcacacactgtggtgaCACTGGTCACTATAAGAGTGAATGGCACTGCAAAAAAGAAagcaagtcaaaagaacaaaaattttcctctagggaaaaataggttgtcaagttgggctaaaaagaatttgattcatccttttgcctatagaaaggggcccaaactagtttgggttcctaagactaatcCCTGATGTCTTTTtgtaggtccaagtgaaggggaacATCCAAATATGAtacatggatagtggttgttcaaagcacatgactggaagcaagaactagtttctttcacttgaggaccttaaaggaggtaatgCCTTAtttggaaatggaaagaaaggtgagatcattggggttggaaaggtggGTAAGAATGATtatcactctattgagaatgtctaatTGATAGATGGAGTGAAGTATAGTCTAATAAGTGTATTGCAATTGTGTGATAAAGGTAACATGGTAGCATTCACTtctacaaaatgctttgtgattaatcttaccactgacaagatagttttgcTGGGGAAAAGAGTGAATAACGTATATGTGGTGGATTtgtccacactttcagataatgaactcacttgcttaagtgtgttggaaaATGAttccctcctttggcacaagagaatTGGACATGCCAGTATAAgccaactcaacaaactagtctccaaggaaTTGGTAGTAGGGttgcctaacattaagttcaagaaAGATAAAGTTTGAGAGGCTTGTTCAAGAGAGAAGCaagtaagatcctcttttaaaagtaagaaaatggtaagcactaCTAGGACGATGGAACtagtccatatggatctttgtggaccagtgagaacattaagtagtggtggtaaaagatatgttatggtgcttgttgatgattatactagatttacttggacattattttaacatttaaagatgaagcatttgatatGTTCACTacatttgttagaaaaactcaaaaacaacaaggtaatcaacttgcatcaattaggtctgatcatggtactgaatttgaaattgctaaatttgctgaattttgtgatgagcatggcatagacCATAATTTTTCttctcctaggactccacaacaaaatagagtagttgaaagaaagaatacgACATTGGAggaaatggctaggactatgctactTGCTAGTAAATCACTCCACAAATTCTGGGTAGAATTTGTGAACACtacatgctacatcataaataggtgtaTGACTAGATCTCTTGTTGAGAAGACTccttatgagttacttaaaggaataaagccaaatatatcctaccttaaggtatttggatgcaaatgctttgtgcataataatggaaaggactccctaggtacgtttgatcccagaagtgatgaggaagtattattgggatattcttcacataaaaatgcttataagatttataacagaagaactatgtgtgtagaagaaagtgtacatgtggtttttgatgaaactaacattctttttgaGAGGTAGAAatatgatgatgaagcaattgggctggtaagaaactcaaatgaaaccacaGCCCAGATTGAAGCTGCACCATAGGAAGGAACAAGTAACGGAACAggtccttccacccagggcaacCTGGCAAGGGGAATTGAATAGATAGGAACTGATCCTTAATCCTTGAGGGAACCTGTCCATAAACCTGTTTCTCAGCAACAGAACATTGAAGGAACATCTAGGCGAAACCATATGGTTGTGAaatcttacaagtatcaaagttctcatcccattgggaacataatcactgatccaacctctagaatcaaaaccagatcttctcTAAAGAACCTCTGTGCTGTTGAtgcttttttatctcttattgaacctagaAATGTTTCTGGGGCTTTGCAGGATGCAAACTAGGTGAatacaatgcaagatgaactcaaccaatttaaGAGAAGTCAAGTTTGTCATATGGTACCAAGACCCAATGACATATCAGTAATTGATACAAAATGGGTCTTAAGAAAAAACTTGTTAAAGATGGAATAATTACAAGGAACAAgacaagattggtggttcaagatTATAGTCAAGAGGatggcatagactatgatgagactttttcTCCAGTGGAGGCAATCAAACTTcttatagcctttgctgcttacatggaatttgctctccatcagatggatgtcaaaagtgccttcctcaatggctatctaaaagaAGAATTGTTCATCAAGCAACCTCCTGGCcttgagagcaaggaatgtcaTGATCATGTATACAAGTttgacaaggcactttatgggctcaaacaagctccaagagcatggtatgaaagactgTCTAAATTCTTGCTTGAGCATGGCCACAAGataggtaaaattgacaatactatgttcttgaaagaaaaaggtaaagatctcttggtagattagatatatgttgatgatataatctttggagaaACTACAGATAAGTTATAAAGTTTTTGCTAAgctaatggggagtgagtttgaaatgagtatgatgggtgagcttaatttctttttaggcttacaaattaaacaaaattcaaatggaactatgattcATCAGCAAAAGTCTGTGAAAGAgctgcttaaaaggtttaaaatggaagagtccaaagaaattgacactcctatagcAATAACCACAAAACTAGATGAACTTGGTTCATCGGTTGATCAGAAaatgtataggggtatgattggctctttgttatatctcactgTTAGTAGACCTGCCATTGTTTTCAAtgtaggcctttgtgctagatttcaggcaaatccaaaggaatctcacttgacaactgtcaagaggatcttgagatacctaaaatGCACCACTGAtatatgtctatggtatccaaaaggtagtaatttcaacttagtaggatatgctgatgctgattatgcatggtttcttgtggatagaaagagcacttcaggtatgacacactttcttggctcatgtcttgtgtcttgggccaccaaaaagcaaatTCTGTGGCCTTGTCTACTGTTGAACCTGAGTATGTGGCTGTTGTCTCATATTTTGCTCAATTGTTATGCATCAAATAGCAGTTAATGGACTTTAgaattgatgtaggttgtatcccCATCTTTTGTGATTACACCAGTGAAATTAGTATGACCAATAACCCGGTTCAtcacaaaagaactaagcacatagatgttaggcatcactttttaagggacaactatgagaaaggttTGATCACTATGGAACTTTTTGCTACTAACAAGCAAATAGTTGACATCTTCATAAAATCTCTAAATAGAGATCGCTTTGAAAGGAACATATTAGAATTatggatgattaagatcacctaaaatgAACCTTCAATAATTGGTTAgataatttgtgaattttgtaaatAACTAGATTAGAtgttgctcagtctcatactttcactAGTATACTAttgtgccatgtgctaaaatgtctcattaatctctaatgatattatctttattttcttggaatattcagacttacacaagagaattctcaatgaagaacctggttcatcaagattacatGGTATGTGATCGCGGCCTACTccacactactattgagtagcgagagagggtcggaatagcttttacccgatttagggttgggatcaatttccacagagagctagaatttggaatcgagtatctatctagtatatgattgcgtatgtgttccaaattacacttctaatcatttttgggtttattgttttacttctactattatcaactacaaatgGTAAATGTAACTAGATTATGCTAAGAGTTAATCTAGAAAGGGTTGTTCAAATAGTTTAAAATGTACTAGGGtaatgactttcacctaggtggttaattggcgggtaattgaatctaagacacgatttacataattggggagtatgacataaccattgcacgatattacccactctacacctctcggtggttcgagtgattttgcccgaattgactttctcaagaccaattagaTATGCAAATTTGtacaactagggttcaagtcaggtattactctctcgaggtttaaccctttaattgaggctatcaatctATTGAGTacacccaattccttgttggaccaattttggaaacttaggctctctttctcaagaagagccctagtcaactaaacacaaactaatgtttgcaaccactaattcaacattaaaaccctaaattagtccaaatatcaaacacccatagacaatcaaacATTAAAACACAAGAcctatcaattacccacactagggttgagccacaaccctagctaatgggtctagctactcatgattatagaagaaaacaaagaaatagatgaagaaaagcccataataactaattactagataaaacttgaagattcaatgatgaaactaagctaaaattggccctaatatcaaacacccatagtcaatttagccctaaaatacaagacccatcaattacctacactagggttgagccataaccctagcttatgggtctagctactcataattaaagaagaaaagcaagaaatagatgaaaaacaactcatattaattaatcactaaggtaaataacaagattcaatgatgaaaagtagataaaattgcccaaaatggctaagaaagtAGAACCCACGAGCACAACTACGTTACAAaactatctgataccctaaaaatgggaaaagaagctatttatactaagctaaaaattctggacaaaaatgcccctgcggggttagtgcggaccgcacaaaatggtgtgcggccgcactaaggctctgaaCTTGAAAATATAGCTTTCTGAACTTGGGCAATGTGGATCGCACataatggactgcggccgcataggcttctagtgcggtctgCATAAAATGGACCGCATAGGCTTCAATCCTCAAATCTGGCACCTCTCTGATCTTgggttttgcggaccgcacaaaacctaaTGTGGCCGCATCgccttcagtgcggaccgcacaaaacctagtgcggccgcattgcatctTTGCCTGGAAATCAACCTCTCTGTAtctcctagtgcggaccgcacagaatggtgtgcggccgcactgggcctgCTTTGCCTGACcttgtcttgtctttggcacttgtGCAAGGTTCACTCTTTCTgagttgatctttgacatcttgtcactttgttgatcaaacctgcaatcaagcacaacttgtgagccttttgggactattttgtacaaatttctaatcaaaacttaagcaagaaggagtataaaatgtattaaGATCCCTAGTTATCAGTATGTACTCTCCACTCcgcatattttaaaataattgtaTTTGGATCATGATAAAAAAGAGAGTCCCATTCAATCCAAATCTCCTTCAAGTTTATCCATTACAAATGAACCAGTTTTACCAAATAGGAGTCCCACACACCATAATTGCCTATATTCTAGGAAAGAGTCCAACATCTTTTCAAACAGACTTTCCCATTGTGATTAGACTTCTGAACTTCAAAAAGCAACTGTTACTCACGCAACCTCTTCCACTTTAAATTGACTAGGCCTTAACTATTTCTTCACTTCTAATTTTTCAGCCGCCAACATTCTCTCTATCTTCTCTAGTCTCTTCTACACACACATCTCCTCTACACACATCAATGGCAAACCCATCTGAAAAACCCCTCTTCACCACCCAAAGAATCATCACCAACACTTCGACCACACCTTCAACCACACCTATCTCTACAAAAGTAAGGTTCAAGATGCTTTCTCATAAGACAGTTGCTGGCAGtgaacaaatcaagaaaataaatgagcAATTGAAAGTAAGCCAAGAAGAAGAACCCCAAAAATTAGAAGAATCTTTTAAGTCTGCAACTAAGGGGGAAAAACTATTTAATCTGAAACAGAATAGGTAACCTCTGGTCTATCTGAGGTCATTTTTGAAGTGGCTAAAAGTTTGGAGAACGGGTTTGTTCTGGTTGGAACAATTGCTGGGGTAGAGACTACTGAGTCTAGGatagttggtggtaaaaataaaaaaagaaaagaaaaagagagtgaggCTGTTCAAGGAGATGTAAGGGAAAATTGGAAAGAAGGAGTGGTTGACTCTTCACCTGCTCTTGTTGGGCTGACTGAGGAAACATGGGCAATGGTTGTATGAAGTGAGGAAGCTGTTGAGGAGGAAGAATGTTGGAGAGAAGAAGGAGGTAATGGATCTGGTGATGCTAGTGCAGTTGAGGGATTGGTTAGGTTGAGGAAGAGATTCCAAGAACCTATTCCATTTGTGAAGGAACCCCTCAAAGAGTTATTAAAAAAGTTGTTTGATAGTTACAATCCAAAGAGGAAGAAAAGTTGAGGAGTTAAATTCCTAGAACTACTAGGGCACACAAGAAGAGAAAGGTTGCCTCTTCTATTCCTGTAGAAACTCCTCCTACAAGAGGAAGAGCAACAAGGAGTCAGAAGAAGCAGAGTGAGGCTGAACTTGAAAGAGCCTTagaagagagtaaagaaaagctgctgcaaagGGAAAGAAGAAAGTGAGTAAACTTGTTGAGGAGATTGAGATTGAGGAGATGGAACTGGTCCTTCACGATGAAGACGAGGCAGAGGAAATAGAGGTTGTTACtccaaaagcaaagaaaagaaagacttcCAAAAAGAAGTCCCCTTCAAAGCATACTGATACATAGCCTTCTGTCTTGGAAAAAAGAACTAGGTCTTCCAGAAAATCTAGGAAAGTTCAAGtagtggaagaagaagaaagtgaagaagaagaggaaactgATAAGGATCAGGACAAAATGGTGAAGTTTAGGAAGAGAACAATCTTGAAGAGAAGACTCCtcagggacttggaggagaaaGGAATAGTGATGTTGCGGGAAAAGCTATAACTTCAGAGATAGAAGGACATAGTCCTTCAAATGGAAGGAAGACTAGAACGAGCAAAAATTGTGGAGTTTATGGCTAACTGTGATATCTAGAATGGCAGGGTCCCTGGTGTAGTGAAAGGAGTGACTGTGAGTTTTGATGCTAAGAAACTGTGAGAAATTCTAGGGTTACCTACTGAAGGGTAAAATGACTACAAGAAACTAAAATGGCCAAGCCTAGAAAACCTACCCATCTCCCTTGCCATTAAAAGAAAATTTGCTGACAATGACTTAGAGTTACAGCCCAAGGCTGTGTACAAAAGTGAGACGAAGCCTGCCCACAA contains:
- the LOC107804880 gene encoding LOW QUALITY PROTEIN: GDSL esterase/lipase At3g26430-like (The sequence of the model RefSeq protein was modified relative to this genomic sequence to represent the inferred CDS: deleted 1 base in 1 codon), which codes for MTTNCSSSNICHKLFSQYPYIWHISVVERKVEMMDLTQIFILLSLMPTQILCVKSCHFPAIFNFGDSNSDTGGLSAAFGQAPYPHGETFFHAPAGRFSDGRLLIDFIAEGLDLPYLSAFLDSIGSNFSHGANFATAGSTIRPQNTTMAQSGYSPISLDVQGVQFSDFHTRSQTIRLKGNIFGQLLPKEEDFSQALYTFNIGQNDLTAGYRLNMSTEQVKAYVPDLLSQLSNVIKKIYAQGGRSFWIHNTGPVGCLPYIMDRFLITAAQIDKYGCADPFNEVANYFNLQLKKTVVKLRKELPLAAITYIDVYSVKYSLIGHAEKLGFEDPFLACCGHGGKYNYNRFIKCGSKKVLNGKEIVIAPSCKDPSVRVSWDGTHFTEAANKWIFDQIVNGSFSDPPVPLSLACNRVNH